Proteins from a genomic interval of Paenibacillus sp. FSL H8-0048:
- the lpdD gene encoding prenylated flavin chaperone LpdD, which translates to MTTNPVHADDIVLSETEVGRDLLLLITGGVRHIGAASTAYMDGDLARVMTSAVPHHKEHTISEAIALKAAAALNRTVTVVMGIHYDDLSKEGILAVVNIVNDKVERYLVQKAGTNF; encoded by the coding sequence TTGACGACGAATCCGGTGCATGCTGATGATATTGTGCTGTCCGAGACCGAGGTAGGCCGCGATCTGCTGCTGCTGATTACCGGGGGAGTACGCCATATTGGTGCGGCAAGCACGGCGTACATGGACGGAGACCTCGCGCGGGTGATGACCTCTGCCGTTCCCCATCATAAGGAGCATACGATCAGTGAAGCCATTGCGCTGAAGGCTGCTGCCGCATTGAACCGGACAGTCACGGTTGTGATGGGCATTCACTATGACGATCTGAGCAAAGAGGGCATTCTTGCGGTCGTAAATATTGTGAATGATAAGGTGGAGCGATATTTAGTGCAGAAGGCCGGAACAAATTTTTGA